The genomic interval cagagagTTGTCAAATTGTCCGATCATAAATTCTGAACACACAACACCcgcaacacccattgaatatgatcgtgtcagtaaacattggcaaaaaaCGTAATTagattgttgccagcagcacagttacagtcactaacactctagataacatgaaaacagtctaaccagctctgcttgggcgaataaaatggtcagagtgaggtttcactcatttgtgtctggaagtagctagcaagctatctAACTTTAGCCAGTTATCTTGGGcacttgactgccgttgtgaggtcagaacgctcgcaTCAAGCTTACTCCTCTGCCTgaacgtccagtgtgcgctctgtacgctccgagagcaaaatgcactgaatttatgaacggacaatctgactgCACTCAGCACACTCTGACACTCCAGAGGGAATTTACAAACGCACCCTTAGTCAGATATTAGTTTAGAAAGACTTGAAATTGGCATGAGAGTGAACtattaactagctagcaagctacttaTCAAAGGAAGATAGCCTAACTGGTTAATTTGACCCAAAAATCATCCAAACTATTTCTCAAAATTACTGTAGCTGGCAAATTATTTTCATCATCCTTTGTCATTGATACACACGGTTTTAGTCTGTTTTAGTCCACACACGTCACCCTGTTACCTACCTTGATGGACAATAAAATTGGCCAAGCTTTTTTGTCCTACCAGATCCGCATTGAGAAGATTCTAACTAGTGTATCCCTCTGTCCTTCGACCTTTCTTGGATGTTGTTGTCTGGTTTATCAGGTCCCAGGCACCCGTgactgttatgattatttattaacAAGTTAATTACAATTTGCTTTAGCAGCATCTATACCTGATAGAGCAGATCTAGTCTCACATGCAGAAGTAAACCGTCTGGCATGAGAGACTCATTGGGAGAGAGACTAAAGCAGATTCAGAAGTTCTGACTGAACGGATGCAAATTTTAGAACCCATGTCAGTCCATTTACTTTGTGCTGTCCGTACTTTGTGCTGTCATAATTTATGCTATGGGCAGTTCCCCTTCATAGCAAATAGCTGACTGGCAAAACAATACAATCATTGAGGGAGTTATTTTACGCTGGCTCGGTTTTGAAACGGGTAAAGGCCTGTCACTTCATGAGGCGAAAACGGGGAGGGAGGAGCGTCCTTGTCAAATGGAACAGTAATCTGTGCCGCTCTGTCATTTTGTTAACAAGGCAGCATGTACATCTCCAGAAATCTATTTTCCATAAAATACATGTTAAAATGTTCTAACTAGTTTTCATTGTGAAGGCAGATCAAGCGTTTTTTCAAAAGCAACCACTTTTGCATGGGAAAACACAGAATTCTACTAATAACTACACATGCTGAATTacatcacttttgttttgagaCTACTTTGCTGGCGGACAGAGCAGGCACCTGGTTCATGCAGTCAACTTTAAGCCGGTGCAAAAACAAGCCTACACGTGCGCCTGGGCGAGGTTAATCAAACCCCCTCAACATCCAGCATGGCCTATGCGCCCACGGAGGCGGTGCTGATGCAGGCTGCTTGCAGTCGCTGAGGAGAGGAGTAGTAACTGAACAGCTTGTTCTGAACAATCTATTTTTGAAACAGGAAAATGTACAGATCTACCCCACTTTTATGAGCGTTTAAAACACAATCCATGAATGATATAATATATAggcttatatatatttttataaaaatAATTACTATATAAAATATATCTATTATTTTATCACAAGCGGGGCGCCACCCCTAACGCCCTATTGACAGTCATATTTGGGGactttattatacagttataataaGATTGATATCCGTGTTCTTACTTTCTGTTGGCGCCTCCTTGTCCCACACAGACCAAAGCTGGACCGTGAAGAACGGAGTCCAGCAGATGATGTAGGCAAGTACGATAACCACTGTCATCTTCACAGTTTTGATTCGTGCTTTGGACACCCCGGCCACGCTGCTGGTTCTGGAGGGCAGCTGAAAGGCAACCCCGCTACCCCCAGCCTGGTGCGTCTTTAAGTAAAGGTTATTCTGGATGGCTCGACAGATTCGCACCTGGCACACCACCACGGTcaaaatgggcaagacaaagatAACCATCGTGGTCCAGGTGATGTAGGTCTTCAAGCCCCAGGGCTGGATAAAGTCCGCCCAGCAGTCGAACACCCCGGGCGCCACCTGAACCCGCGAGAAGATGAAGATCTGGGGCAGGCCGCCCATGAGGGAGATCGCCCAGGCGATGCAAACAGGGATGTTCCAGCGCTTGCGCCTCCTCTGAAATTTGACCATAGGGTTGCAGATAGCCTGGTAGCGGTCAATGGTCATCACTACGATCATGTAGGTGGACGCAAACATGCCTACGACCTGCAGATACTTCACCAAGCGGCACACCAGGTCCGGTCCGATGAATCTGTCCGTAATGTCCCACATGAGCTGCGGGCACACCTGGAAAAACGCCACAACCAGGTCCGCAACGCAAAGGTGGAACACCAAGACACGCATCGTGGATACCTGTTTGCGCCGCTTCCACAGAACCAGTAGTAGCCCTGTATTCAGGATAGCGGCACTGACGAAGATGACGCTGAGCAGCGCGATCTCTACTTTGGCCAGGTTCTCATCCCGGGGCATGTCTGCAACCTCCATCATCAGACTGAAGTTACTGAAACTGCCATTAAACGGGTACATGGTTCAGGTTTGGAGAGCGAAGAGGCGGGTGCTAGCAACTTTACGCACGAGCGGTCTTCTGCAGAGAAACAAGACAAAAATTGATACACTGACTAACAGAGATACTCTGATATGCTATTACACTAATGTTTGATATACCTACCATATCTGATCTAAAACTACTGAGTTAGTAAGATGTGTTTTAGGCTAATTTAactttcaaaattacaatgcatCAATGCTTAAATACTGACATCATGTCCGAGAATTTTAATTAACCTAAATCTCCAAATAACTAATAGCCCAATGATTCCAACCAACCCATCAAAAAAACATAGGGCCATAGGCTAAAGAAACTTAGGCCTATAACTTAAACAAAGACAACTTAACTGATATTCAGTTTGATTGCAGTGCGCAGGAGAAGTTGGGGAAGGGTCGACATGAGCTGCAGCCTAGTAGTCTATTGATGAGGTGTTGCATCTGGTGCTCTGGGTTTTATATTATTTGCGTGGGAGCAGGGTGGAGCTATCCTTCAGCTCCAGATGTTCGCGCGCACAGCGACTGCCACCTTTCATGATAGAGAACCCTGTCCACTCTATCCACTCTATCGAGAAGTCTCAAATATGAAGACGTTTATCAAAACGTTTTATGTAACTATTGATTTGTTTTTTAACAAcgctttcattttttatttacagTTCGGTCATAGGCTAGAGTACTTCAGGCTGCTAGGCTGTCTGTATAGGCTAACGGATGTTTACATTGGACTGCGCGAGGTATACTGTTTACACAGGCACCAAGTGTTTGGAAGTTGTCTCAGCCATTCAAGAGTTTCCCTTTCCATGAAGAGCTCAATCAAAGACTGTACAGTATGAGAAACTCTGTGGCTCCATATTTATACAGAATAATTCCAGTCATTATGTATTAGCTTCCTGGGATAATGAGAACAGCCCAATTTAGACAGAACTGAGCTTCCTGAAACCTTAACCCCAAATGAGCAGGTTATATAAAAATCTAATaaacaatgtttaaaaaaaaaatgttgataCAATTATCATAATTCATAGGCCTACAGTGTGCCTGGCAGTGGGTGGCATTGTTTAAACATTTAATGAATGTaacatttaaataataataataatatttctaTGAGTGCACAATTGGACATCACCAGCCACTTGCTGTAACTTTCAAGATGTCGATTATTCCCATTTGACCAGGGTTCAGATCCTGCCCGTGCAAATGCTTTGTGTTCCATCCACAAAATGGATCAACACTGACAATAAATGTACTCCTCTAATAACAATCTATCCTAATACCCTATGACCTATAGTCTCATCCTCACTATATTGGCTTATCCAGACAGACACATCACAGGGCATGGGACATGTGCCAATGTTCCTGACAGCCTCCAGATGTTCTGAAACAGACAGTGTTGATTCCAGACACACAGTTGACTCCAAATGGTTACAGATGTTTTCTCTGGAAACACTGGAGGAGAAATAACTCTTACACTTTTGTACTTGGGGTCCCTCTTGTGAGAGGCATATCACAAATATCATATTTAAGTATTAATGTGCACAACAAATTGGCCAGTGTTGATTTTTTTGCTGTgttacatttctagtgttgattcaggagttaaattcACTCTGTGCGACATTAACACTAAGTGATGTAAAATAACcaacagtgttggtgttaatagtTTCAAAAGTGTTATACACCAGTACAGTGGGACTCATATGTTCACTGAAAATTGATTTTGCTGTATGGAACACACAAAAGATCAAGATAATTATATCACTAATAACTCTCATTGGGTCCTTTAAAAAATTCTGTAGCTCTGACTGATAATAATATGAGAATTTGGTAATCAGCTCAGCCTCTGTGCCCAGCgtgtcctgctcctctctctgactccctcaaCATATTCCCCTGTATCAGAATCCCTGGGAGCTGCAGGTCCTCCTCTGGCGTTATGATAGACATCAGCATAGTCACACATCATTGGGTTTTACCCACTAAAGGGGAGGCAAGGGCTAGTTCACTTCCACACAGCCTCCTGGATGTCCAGACTGTGTATGTCTTCCAtggggagagagatatggagaaggtGGGATCAGAGGACACATGTTGTCAACAGAGAGTAAGTTACCTCTATAATGGGAAAAATCTTTGAGTCTAACCAATTGGAGATAAACACTCAATACTGTATTGGAAAGCTAACACATCGCTGTGTTTTGTGCATCTTACAGTAAACATATTTCCAAAGAGGACCTTTACATCATACTGATTACATGGAGGCCACAGGGCACTAACTTGGATTAATCCTGATCAGACAGTCCATTTGTTTGACtatatgagagagagcgagaaagagatatCCATTGATCTGATtgatcagtctatggtctgggcCTGGGGGCCGGGTTCTCATGTAGGCTAGAGCATTCAACTCAGGCCTTGAGTAAACTTACAAACTTACAAGAGGTTATTAAGCACACAACACAGATGGTAAAATAATTAATCAAACATTGCTTATGTCCCTATATTGCCGATGTTTCCGGGTTGCCTCGGAGCACTGGCGTATTGGACACCCTGCAGTCCCCACAAGGAGGGGTAGACCATGAGCCTGTCAACGATGTCTACATTTGAATTTTATTACATATACATTGTTTTGACATTAACCCTCAAATGTCATTCATAAACCTTTTTATTTTCCAGAAGTACTAGGAAGATACATGTTTGTTTATTGGGCTTGAGGAATGTAACTGAACAATTGCCGTAGGCCTTGAAAAATAACAAATTAAACTGATTGAAAGAAAAAGgggatatcggtgaacatatGCCGTGGTTAAGGCATACGACGGCGCTAGTGCAACGAGTGGAGGTTACTCAAGTGTTCACAAGTGCATATCAGACCGAGAGCCTAATGCTTCTTATGAGTTTTAGTTTAGAAAACTACCTCTACGCAGAAGCGACAGTTACAGGGATGGTAAAAACAGCTTGATTGCCGTAGCAACATCAGGCAAACAGAAGGGAGTGGTGCTTCAAATACAGCAGTTCTGCAACATCTTTAGCCTAATTGAGCCTCTCATTCTCCTTAATTGCCGGTGTCGAAAATCTACCCCCTGACAGAATTCTTCCACCTTCGCGTGaagtctataaataaatctctctgccaaaattcgtcatctctcccatgtcttattcgactagtagttgttctgaaatgtttattacTTGCCAACATTTTACTCCCTCCTCGATGTccaatataacacacatacattaattattcatttcggttgcctatgctgacgtgaagtttgttctatagaaaacatttgactctgatgtgtgccacaggAAGTATATGACTCTAGTGAAAAAATGAAGGAAATTAGAAAGGGAGGGAGGATTTCGGCAAGGCCATTTTCTTGCCTGCCGAAATCCCCCCCTCCTTCTATCTTGGAACTGCAAGGCCTGGCACACTTCATAACCATTTTGGTAGCTCATGTTGACCAGTAGTGTGTGctacagaaagtatttgactctagccccaaaattaaggaaattagtaggggggggggggggtcggcagGCATGAAAATGGCCTTGccgaaacccccccccccccccctaatttccttaattttggggctagagtcaaatactttctgtgcacacatcagagtcaaatactttctatagaacaaacttcatgTCAGGATAGGCAACCAAAATTAATAagtaatgtatgtgtgttatattaaacagaggagggagtaaaatgtaggcaagcaataaacatttcaaaacaactactagtcgaataagacatgggagaggtgacgaattttggcaaagatatttatttatagactaatacacttgaaacaaatagccaaactgAAAATTGCAGGCATTACTAGTGCCTCCCCCGTGatcaaaccgccataaaaaataaaatgaatcgcAGCCTAATGTGATCATTGACAGCTGCCTTGAAGGACACAAATAAAAAATGCTTTCtgctactaagatcagtgaaatgtaggctaaactgacaacggagtgaagagcagaaatctcaactagcaagcaagtcacagcaatgaagaattgagtgtGTGCGCGTTCACGTGAAGGGGGGGGGGTGCTGGCAGGGGGaagattttcggcacaacaccggcCTCAACACGTTACAAAAAGAGATGAACTGTATAAGATGCTCTTGGGACAGGAACAGGGTATGGTAATAGGGGCCAGGCACACaggtttgagtgtcaagaactgcaacactggtgggtttttcatgctcaacagtgtcccgtatgtatcaagaatgccaaaggacatccagctaatgGCAAGCCAGTGGTCGAAAACAGGTAATTGATTAAAGAGGAAAAAGGAGCCTGCTACGAATTGTGCAGAGCAACAGgcgggctacagttagtcaactgacagacTAGTACAACATTGGTGCCCAAAGACCCATCAAATAATGCACAACTCATTGTTCCTTGACACGAATGTGGTATGGCAGCCAACGACCTTACAGAGTCCACTTCTTTCAGCAAAAAACAAAACTGCGATTGCAGTGGGCTATGGTACGAAAACACTGGACGCTGGAgaattggaaaaacattgcctggtctgatgaatcccggtACTTCTGTTTCACTCTGATGGGATGACTAGGGTATGGAGAAAACCACAAGTACATCCATCATGCCGCGTGTCAAAattgcaggctggtggtggtgctgtgatggtgtggggtgtttTCATGCAACACATTGGGCCCCTTGATAAATGTGGATTAATGTTTGAATGGCACAGGATATCTGAACATCATTGCCAATCACGTACATCccttcatggcagcagtgtatccatCTGCGAATTGATAGATGCACTGCTCTGCACAATTCGTGTCAGCCTCCTTTTTCTCTTTCATCAATTACCTGTTTTTTGACCACTGGCCAGCCAttgcctggatgtcctttgggtggaccattcttgatacacaagggaaactgttgagcgtgacaaccccagcaacgttgcagtgcttgacactcaaaccggtgcgcctggcacctactaccaaaacCTGTTCAGACACTTCAATCgtgtgtcttgcccattcaccctctgaatggcacacatacacaatccatgtctcaattgtctcaaggcttaataaTCGTTctataacctgtctcctccccttcatctacactgatttttgaagtggatttaaaaagtgacatcaataatggatcatagctttcacctggatagtctgtcatggaaagagcaggtgttcagaatgttttgtacacagtagtttatactactatacacactacatgaccaacatcatggacattaaaatggagttggtccccccctttgctgctataacggcctccactcttctgggaagaagAATATTGCCGCagggacttacttccattcagccacaagagagttagtgaggtcgggcactgatgttgggcgattagacctggcttgcaaggtgttcaatggggttgagggctctgtgcagaacagtcaagttcttccacactgatcttgacaaactacttctgtatggacctcgcattGCACATGGGGgaattgtcatgttgaaacaggaaagggccttctccaaactgttaccgtaaagttgaaagcacagaatcgtttagaatgtcattgtatgctgtagcgttaaaatgtcccttcactggaactaaagggcctagcccaaaccatgaaaaacagccacagaccattattcattctccaccaaactttacagttggcaatatgcattggggcaggtagcgttctcctggcatccaccaaacccagattcgtgtGTCGGACAGCCAGATTGtgaagctttacaccactccagccgacgcttggcattgcgcatggtattcttaggcttgtgtatggctgctcggccatggaaacccatttcattaagctcccgacgaacaggtcttgtgctaacgttgcttccagaggcagtttggaatccggtagtgagtgttgcaaccgaggacaggcgatttttacacgctacacacttcagcacttagtggtcccgttctgtgagcttgtgtggcctgccacttcgcggctgagccgtagttgctcctagactttccacttcacaataaccgcacttacagttgaccgcaATGCTTTTATTCAACTCTCCCATGCGCAGCCATTTGTGCAGGACTGTGCACCTTGTTCTTAGCCTTTTTCTGCACTTTAGGAACTATTGTGTCAATTAATGGCCCAATTATTCTGCACACACAAGATGAGTATCTGGCTGCTGGTGTTGTTGCTGCGCTCAATGTCTGGGAATGCAAGCATCAGGCTCTGCCGTAAGTGCTCTTTCAATCTGGCTTTATTAATCACCTCTCCACTTCGGGTACGGTCGTCCATTAACATCTTTTGACTATTTTGAGGGTTTGGCTTTaagcattcatttttcacatttcACAGAGAGAGCAACTTCTGGAAAAGGGGAGTGGGGGAAGCTGAATAGTGTAATAAGCCTATGTACACAGTCAGCATAGGGAAATACAATACGATCCAAACAACACATTTGATAAAATACAGTACAGCACTCCATTCACACCGAGCCATGTGGCTTATTGAAAATGAGTATACAGTGTATGCCTGATAAAGTGTCGACCACTTAGGTGACTCAAATGCCTGTTTATGTACCCAGTCAGCCCTTTTGTGatgcaaaaaaactaaaaacatgaGGCACTGCAAGTGCTGCCAGGAGAGGTATGTTGTTGGCCTGCTTGTAATGACAGACATGTCAAACTGTATTCACTACAAAAATAGATGCAAAATTGCAACAATCATATAAGAGCAATGTCAAAAAGCTCCCTTCACTTCTAAAGAGGGTAATTGTGCGAACATTTTATTAACCTCATCCTTAGGCTCGATTGCTTCATATAAGAGCAATGTCAAAAAGCTCCCTTCACTTCTAAAGAGGGTAATTGTGCGAACATTTTATTAACCTCATCCTTAGGCTCGATTGCTACAGCATATAGAGACAACTCAGAGCCAGCTGGTTGGACGAGATTACCATTTTATTTGCATACATCTGAATGTCTTCTCCGCGTGTGAACAGCATTTCAAAAATTCCACTGTAGGGTATAAAAAAAATGTTGCTCATTTAGAAAACAACTTAACAAGATTTCTGCTTTACAAGTCATAATATTTCTGCTTTACAATTCACACGATTTCTTTATTTCCCAATAAGTAAGTAATAATAACTAAATAGAC from Salvelinus alpinus chromosome 2, SLU_Salpinus.1, whole genome shotgun sequence carries:
- the LOC139542658 gene encoding oxytocin receptor-like, yielding MYPFNGSFSNFSLMMEVADMPRDENLAKVEIALLSVIFVSAAILNTGLLLVLWKRRKQVSTMRVLVFHLCVADLVVAFFQVCPQLMWDITDRFIGPDLVCRLVKYLQVVGMFASTYMIVVMTIDRYQAICNPMVKFQRRRKRWNIPVCIAWAISLMGGLPQIFIFSRVQVAPGVFDCWADFIQPWGLKTYITWTTMVIFVLPILTVVVCQVRICRAIQNNLYLKTHQAGGSGVAFQLPSRTSSVAGVSKARIKTVKMTVVIVLAYIICWTPFFTVQLWSVWDKEAPTETATFTILMLLASLNSCANPCIYLLFSGQLPNKLMVLCRRPSNGKDSINYEATVVSSLYMSFKSISDSK